From the genome of uncultured Methanobacterium sp.:
GATCAATGGTGCAGCGGGTGGTGTGGGCACGTTTGCTGTACAAATAGCCAAATCATATGGTGCTGAAGTCACTGCAGTATGCAGCACGCAAAATTTGGAAATGGTGCGCTCCATTGGTGCAGATCACGTCATTGATTATTTACAAGAAGATTATACTAAAAATGGATTAGTATATGATTTAATTTTTGATGCAGTGGCCAATCACACAGTATCTGAAAATAAAAGGATATTGAATCAGCAAGGAATCTGTGTTGTTGTAGGATTTTCGACTATTTGGCACATGTTCAAAGTGATGTGGGCTACATTGACTTCGAAGAAATCTCGTCAGAAAATATGCAGTATGACCGTAGCATTAAATAAAGAAGATATGGTTTTTATCAAAGAACTTATGGAAGTTGGCAAGGTTAAAACAGTCATAGACAGCTCTTTCCCGTTAACTGAAGTTCCAGAAGCTCTCCGGTATCTTGAAGAAGGACATGCCCATGGAAAAGTCATCATCCTAATGGATCATAAAAAAACACACCAAATTAGCGGGGAATTAACATGAAAGCCATAGTTTATAAAAAATACGGATCACCGGATGTTCTTGAGTTTAAAAATGTGGAAAAACCTACTCCTAAAGACAACGAAGTTTTGATAAGAGTACATGCCACTAGTGTAACTGCAGCTGACTGCCTGATGCGAAGGGGCGATACATTCATTAGCAGAGTATTTTTAGGATTCATAAGACCCAGAAGAAGAATTCTGGGAACTGAAATTGCAGGCGAAATTGAAAAAACTGGTAAAGATGTAACCCGATTTAAGAAGGGTGACCAAGTTTATGGATTCACCGGTTTTGGGCTTGGTGCTTATGCTGAGTATAATTGTATGCCTGAAAATGGATCTCTTGTACTAAAACCGATCAATATGGATTACAATGAAGCAGTAGCCGTAGTTGATGGAGCATCCACTGCATTGTTTTTTCTTAAGGATAAGGCGAATATTCAAAATGGACAAAAAGTTCTCATAATTGGTGCTTCTGGAAGTATAGGTACTTTTGCAATTCAAATTGCCAAATATTTTGGGGCTGAAGTCACTGGGGTATGCAGTACTGCAAATCTAGATTTGGTTAAATCTTTAGGGGCGGATAAAGTTATTGACTACCGTAAAGATGATTTTACAAAAAATAGTGAAAAATATGATATAATTTTGGACACTGTAGGAAAAAGTTCCTTTTCACAAAGTAAAGCATGCCTTAATAAAAATGGCAAATATCTTTTAACTGCGGGAGGTTTGATGGATCGTTTACTGATGTTGTGGACTGGAATATTCAGTGGGAAAAAAATGATTACCGGAATGTCAATTGAAAAAACAGAATCTTTAATTTTCATTAAAAAGCTAATTGAAGAGGAAAGGATTAAATTAGTCACGGATAGGTGCTATAAATTGGAAAAGATTGCCAAAGCTCATGATTATGTTGAAAAAGGTCACAAAAGGGGAAATGTCATTATAACTATATGAATAATACATTCGTTCTACCTTTTTAGTAGATATTTAAAAATCCATACTCTTAATAGAAATGGTTAAAAAGGTGAAAAATGGATTCATATAGAATGCCAGGAATAATTGTGGGAGTATTATTCATAGAAGGGGATAATTTGAATTAAATGTCTACTGGCATTGTACATTCTTAACTTATTTTTTCTTTCTATTTTAGAATGCGTTATGCGGACAACTTTGTTGGCAGTTTAGGGCGGGCCCTGTCATGAGATATAAAAAATACAATTACTTCATATGTGTAGTGAAGAAAAAATAAAAAAAATTAAAGATAAATTGGACACCTTTATCTCAGATATCCATTTTTCACGGGTTTTAAACGATTTAGATTTTTTTAAGTACTCGGTTGGAGTATATTCTCTTTTTTCCAGAGATTAGACTTTAATAGTATTATTGCAAATATGGCCATGATTGCCATACCGTATATTCCAGGGCCAAAGCTGAATACTGAGTCTATTGGGGTCGCAATGAACATGTTAGCAGGTATTCCTCCTTCAACGTCGGTAATTAGGTGCAGTAATACTGCGATCCAGACGCTTCCGGTCTTTAATACGGCATAACTGAAAATAATTCCCATTACTATTGTACCAAATATCATGGCTAAATTTCCAAGTAAGGGTTGTCCGGGATAATTCATACCAAGTATGATAGTCCCACTATGCCATACTCCCCATATTATGCCGAGTATTAAAACGCCTTTATATCCTCCAAAAAGGGGAAATAATCTGTCTTGGAGGTACACTCTCCATCCGAATTCTTCTCCAAAAAATGTAGGCTACAATAATAGGCCATACATAATTGTAAGGGTTATAAATGACATAAAGTATTTAGTCAAGTTAAATTCTTTTCCAGGAACGCCTAAACCAAAGACATAGTTAAGAATTAGACTTACAAAGAGTATGACAAAATAGATCACGGGTATAATAATATAGAATTTAAGATTTTTTCCAATGAATAACTTGGCGGGTGTAAGTCCTTTTCTCCACTTCTTTTTCAAATTTAGTATTATCACAGCAATTAGTCCCAGAATTGCAATAATAGATGAAAAGACGGGTAATGCACCACCTATACTCCCCATAAGTGGGGTGAAATATCCTTCAAAGAAATATAGGATTGTATAAATCAAAAAGAATGTGAATATAACCTTGGTCTCCCTGGTTAGAGCTTTGGATTTAAAAAGGACCATACAAATTATGGCAACTGTTGCCGGAATCAACATATCGGTCCCAGAAACAGATTTTAAACCAAACATAAAAACAAGAAATTGAAGAAGATAAGTCGCTGCAAAGGTGATAATTAAAAAAACCAACAGCTCTTTTTTCAATTGCCCAATATTTAAATTTTCAATATTCAAATATGGATCCCCCCTTAACTATCTCTGATCTTCTATTATAATGACCATTCAATATAAAAATTTCTATTTCAGCTAAATATCTGATTTCTGCATTTTTTTCTTATAATGGGGCGTTATAAAGCTAAACAGAAATCTAAAAGTTAATTACATCTGGAAAGTTCTGGTTATCAGTCGTGATTATAGAACTAATGAAATTTGGAAAGTTGGATTATTCCCAATAAAGATGTATTCCTATATTTTGGATTATGTCATGTGGATACCTTTATTTACAGTGTAGGGTGCGAAGAGGTCATGAAATGTAAAAATAATCTTTTCAATTGGTTTGATGGATTTCTCAATCTTATTAAAATCTTATTAAATAATAGAAATTACTATTATGAATAATAAAATATTAAGTAGTACGATTGTAAATATTAATGAAGCATAATGTGGGATCGATTATGTAAATCGGTTGGTGATCAAATGGAAAAAGCAACCAAAATTTTAGGAATTTTATTGATTATAGTAGTTGTAGGAGTTATAAGTTATATAATGATATTTGGATTAGCCTTTGAGGGTAAAAAGAGTGATTTTTATATTCCCGTAGTCTCTGAAGATAATGTTTCAGCATATAAATCATCCTGTCCTGATCTAAACACATCTAAAGTTCTAAACGATCCTGAGTCATTAGTAGGGCAGAAAGTTAAAGTTAAAGGTTCACTCTTAAAAAAAGTAGAAAATTTTGATAATACAACAGATCTTCTTCTCAACGTTCCGGAACTTTCAATGGTATATCAAAATGGAATTTTAATTCACTATTCAGATAAAATAGCCTATACAGAAGGCGATATTCTTGAAGTTTATGGAGAATATGGTTTTCTTACAGTAATGGGAGATTCATCATCCGATGTTGCAGTTCCGACAATCAAAGGGGGATACATTGAAAAAATCTGATTGTAAATGTGAATAGAATTGTTCATTGGATGGATATCACTTACAAAATCATGTTTTTTTATTTTAGTATAGAACGCTTCATGGGAACACCTTTGTTCGCAGTTAGGGTGAATGTTGGTCATGAATTCTTAAAATAGCTTTAAGATTTTCAAATTTGTTATACTCGATTCCTATAGAAACATTAATTGACATGAAGAAATAAAAATTTTTATAAATCTATTATTGAGGGGATATCGGGGGGATTATATAATGGAATCGGCTGGAAAAATTAAAAAAGCAATAATAACTTTTTTAATATTAAACTTCGGTTTAAGCACTATTTTTTGGTATTTAACTGGTTCGGGGGGTAGTGTTTTGGCTGGTGGTGGACTTTACGTTGCTCTTTTAATGTATTGTCCGGCTATTGCTGCTATTATTACTAGTTTAATTTTCTATGGGAGCATTAGGGAATTCGGATGGAAGCCAGGTAAGGTTAAATATCTGGTAATGGGCTATGCTATTCCCCTAGTTTATGCCACCATAGCCTATGGATTATTCTGGATTTTAACTTCTGGAACATACACTGGGAAATTTCCACAATACAACTTAATTTATTGGGTTCTTATGGGAACAGTTACCACCATACTCGGTGGAGTTCTGGGGGAAGAGATAGGATGGAGAGGTTTTCTTGTGCCTCAACTGGCTAAAATCACCTCATTTACTAAAGTGGGATTAATTTCTGGAATCATTTGGGCGGCATGGCATTTTCCTTTACTTTTATTTGCAAATTATAATGCAGGTGTTTCCTTATGGTATTCGCTCCCTATGTTTACCATAACAGTTATTGCTATGAGTTTTATTTTGGCATGGTTACGGCTTATATCAGGGAGCATATGGCCAGCGGTTCTGTTACATGCCAGTTCCAATCTATTTGTGCAAAACTTTTTTGATCCACTAACCAAACAAACTGGGATAGCTAGGTACATTGTAGGGGAAACAGGAGTGTTAATGGCAGTGGTTATTATAGTATTTGCGTTCATTTTGTGGATGCAACGGGATAAACTGCCCGATACTTTGATAAAAAAAGCTCAAGAAAACAATCCAAACTCTTAAAATAGTTTTATCGTGATTTGAAAAGTGTTTTTCCCTCTTTATATGCGGCCCCCACAATTTCTCCTAATTTCCAGTATGAAAAGTTACCTGGTCCATTCATGGTTAATAACATGGGATTTATTTTAGCAAAATCCAGTACTCCCTCATTCACAAATTCCTCATCTACATATGTTTCCAGTACTTCACCAAAGAATATGTCACGATCAGGAAGATCAGCAGTTTTAACAAGTTTGCAGACCATGTTAACCGGACATTCACGGATCATGGGTGCTTTATCCACGGAACCAAAAAAAGATTCGAACACACCAGATTTATCGAAATCACGTCCGGAAACAAGCCCCAAATAATCTGTTCTAACCATTTGATCCACTGAGGGTATGTTAACGCTGAAATATCCATTTTCATTAATACCTATGTTGGTATAACGAGATCTCTGGGAACCAATAAAAATGTAAGTCTTTGGTCTCGGCGATAGAAGCCCAAAAGACCCGTAAGTAGCATAATTTATTTTTTTATTAACCATTGCACCCGCAATACAGATGGGCACAGGAAATGCAAAGTTCCCTGTTTTTATTTTATCCTGTTTTTTCATGATATTCCCTCAATTTCGATTATTTTTATTACATAATTCTTTTATCATGTTAAAATAAATAACCATGGGATTATGCAGATTATTAGAATGCGTTAAGGAATATCTTTGTCGGTTTACGTGAGGCCCAGGTAATGAGTTTTTTAAACTGGTTTAAAAGAAATTAGGTTGTTTATTATTTCATAAATTTTCATTTATTATTGGGAAAAAGATAAGTATATGTTATGACTAACTGACATTTAGATACAATTTTTCCATGGGGGAATATGGGTGGATAATAAGGGTATAGGGGGAATAGTGCTTAGTTTTGTTTTAGTGTTAGTTGTGGCTGGATTTTTGGTTTTTAATCAGCTTAATCCCAGCACCTCACCGGTTAATAATGCAATCGTAATGGTTAACCAAACTGGAAATAACAATACTACTAATATTAGTAATATTTTGCCTTTACATGGAGCTACGGTTAATGCGCTTGTTATGTCATCTTCGAGTGGTAATTTAATTACACAGAACCCTACACTATCCGCTCCTTCTTATATGGATACAATTTTAGCAAAGTTCGATATTTATGTGGAGAAGTTTTTCAGAGAAAACCTGATTCCCGCATCTGCAGTAATTATAGTAAAGGACGGGAACGTAATTTACCAAAAATGTCTGGGAGTAAAAGAGTATGGGGCTCAAGATGCTGTAAATGAAGACACTCTGTTCCAGATTGGATCATGCAGTAAGGCCATTACCTCAGCGAATATTGCCCAACTTGTTGATTTAGGTATTATGCACTGGAATGACACTGTAAGAAGTTATTTCACTCCCGAAGAATTCCAGTTATACAACACTTCAATTTCTGATGAAATTACCCTAAGAGACTTGTTATGCCATTGCAGTGGTCTACCTGCCAGTTCTGGTGATCAATTATGGATGTATTTTAATTATACATATCCTGATGTTTTATACCACGTAAGATATTTAGAAAATAACACAGTGTTTAGAAGCACTTTCCAGTATCATAATATTATGTATAGCCTCGCAGGTGAGTGTGCATATCGTGCTGCTGAAAATGCTGGTTTAGGATACAGTTCCTGGCAGGATATGATAAAAGAAATGATTTTCAAACCCATGGGGATGAACACTGCCACCGCAGACTTCAATGAGTTTTCAAATTCCTCTAATAGAGTACATACCTACGTGAATTTAAATGGAACAATAACTGAATGGGGTCCTTTAAATGTTGAAGAGATTAAAGGTGCAGGTTCTATTGCTTTTTCCATTAATGATATGGGTAAATGGCTTAAATTACAGCTTGCAAATGGGAATTTTAATGGCTTGCAAGTCGTATCCAGTGAAGAGTTAACCAAAACAAAAACCCCCCAGATTCAAATGGATAGTACTAATTGGTATGGTTTTGGTTGGGCAATTACTCCTAATGGAATTATAACTCATTCTGGAAACGTTCCACCATCTAAAACTTTGATATCATTAGATCCTGTTAATAATTTAGCTTTTGCAGTAGTATCTGATGAAGATAATTATGGAGTAGCATTTAATAAAGCATTGTATCTGTTTTTCAATAATTTATATCAAACTGGCCAAGTTAACGAGAGTATTTGGACAGAACTTAGGGATAGTGCTTCTGAGACAGCCAAAGAAACTACGGGTAAACTGCCAGATCCACCATCACCTCCTGAACCAGCCAAGAGTTTGAGTACTTATGTGGGTATTTATGTTAATACGTTCTATGGCAATGTAAATGTAACATCCAGTGGGGGTAAGCTAATTTTATTCATGGGTAACAGTACTGAACCTACAAATTTAGAACATTGGAGTGGAGATGTGTTTAAAATTGAAGATAATCCTTTTACGTATAATACTGCTGTAAATTTTACTAATATAGATGGTAGTGGAAAATCACAGCAAGTTACAGTGGATTATCTTGAAACTGGTTATGGTGCGAATGGTACCTTTAATCGGACGAGTTAAAATTTAGGAATGGGTGATTAATATGGATAATAAAATTTTAGGTGGGTTAATAGGGGTAGTAGTATTTGTTGCTATTATTGCGGGTGTTTCGATTTTTAATCCTTTAAATCCCAATATATCCCTGGTTAATAATACAATGATTACGGCTAATCAAACTGGGAACAACATTACTAACAATAGTGATTATATTCCTTCAACTACTTTCTTAACTTTTATTCCATCCTCAATGAGTCATAATGGTCAATCTACACCAGTTCCCAGTCCAACACCTAAGCCTGGCCCTTCTCCCGGCTCAATGGATCATATTATCAGTCTTTTTGATGCTTATCTTAAATCTAATTATGATCAATCTTTGATACCAGGTATGGCGGTAGTTATAATCCAAAATGATAAAATAATTTATATGAATACATTAGGAATTAGGGATCTGGCTTCTGGAGAACCAGTTGACGAGAATACTTTATTTGGGATATGTTCCATATCCAAACAATTTACCTCAACAAACATCGCCCAATTAGTAGATAACGGGTTGATGGGGTGGGAAGACTCAATAGCTAAGTACTATCAAGTTCCAGATGAATTCCTGTTATACAATGATTCTTATGTCACCAATAATATCACTATCCAAGATGTTTTGATGCATAACAGTGGATTGAGTAGGGAATTGGGAAATGAGTATCCTACCTACTTTAATGATTCATTTGATGAGGCTATTTTCAAGCTCCGATATGTAGAGAATGCTACTTCTTTCCGCAGTACATACGCATATAATAGTTTGGTTTATGCATTGGGAGGTTATTGTGCAGCACAGGCAAATAATACCACCTGGAATGAATTAATCAAGGATAACCTCCTGGATCCATTGGGGATGGACACTACAACTACCAGCTACTGTGATTTCTTGAGTTCATCAAACCATGCCACACCTTATAAACTTCTTAAAAACGGCACCATGGTGCCCTATGATATAATTCCTGATCCTGTTGGACCAGCTGGAAGTATATACAGCTCCATAAATGAGATGGCCAACTGGTTGAAGTTCCAGATAGCCGATACAGGGTATTATGATGGTGTGCAAATTGTTTCTAAAAAGGAGTTAGATGAGACACGCACCCCGCATATTAATGTTACTGACCCTCTTGATTTGGCAATGTATGGTTCAGAATATGGTTTTGGTTGGTTTATCCAGCCTGAAAATAAAGATCTTCCATATTATATAAGCCATCCCGGGGATAGTACCGATTTCCATGCTCAAATTACAATTTATCCATCACAGAATTTAGGCATAGTAATATTAACCAATGGAGGAGTATATGCCAATAATTTTAGAAGTGTCTTAGATTCTAAATTCAGGCAGTTGTTAATTGGTAATGAAAATTTTGATCCATGGCCTGCTACAAAAAATGCACTTGACGCTGTATGGAAGCCTGAATCTCCCATACTACCTTTAGTAAGTCCAACACTGAATTTAACTGGTTATACTGGTGTGTATTCCAACATGATCTATGGAAACATAACCATCACATCATCAAACGACAATTTAATCTGTAATTATGGAACCAATGAACAAGCCTTTAATTTAGAACATTTCAATGGTGATGTGTTTAATGAACCTTACAATGATTTCACATTTAACTTCACAGACATTTCCAATGATCAAACTAATAAATTAACAGTTTCATTGCCGGACTATACCACTTATCCATCCAACAGTACAACAGCCTTTAACCGTACCAATAGCACCTGAAACTTCCGACTTTATTGTATACATGTAAGAAATATTATTAACAGAAATTTAATGGGGGATTGAATGGAAACTACAAAAGAAAATATTTCAACAGTTAAAAAATCTATTATTTGTTTTGTGCTACTAACTTTTGCCATTAGTGGCGTTATCTGGTTTTTAATGGTTAGTGCCGGAATGACACTTGTATATAACATATTATTAATGTGGACCCCTGCAATTGCCGCAATAATTACTGCTTTAATATTTTTCAGGAGTATTAAAGGCTTTGGATGGGGACCTGGGAAAATTAAATATTTGGCTCTGGGTATTATCTTACCCGTATTGTTGAGCATCTGTACCTATGGATTGTTCTGGCTAATGGGAGGGGGTCTTGGAACCTATACCGGAAAATTTGGAAATTTATTGATCTTCAGTATCATAGTAAGTATATTATTGGGATTGGGTGAAGAGATTGGTTGGAGAGGTTTTTTGGTACCTCAACTTGCTAAATTAACCAATTCATTTACGGAGATAGGATTTCTCAGCGGTATAATATGGGCGCTGTGGCATTTCCCTGTTATATTAATGGGGGCCTATGTTGCAGAAGTTCCATTATGGTGGTCGTTACCCATATTCTTCGTTGGAAACATATTATTTGCCTTTGTATTAGCATGGTTAAGATTGAAATCTGGTAGTATATGGCCGGTGGTGTTATGGCATGGACTCGATAATAATCTGCTCAAGGTATTTGCTCCATTATTTGCTGGGGGCGCATCAGCATATTATGTGGGAGAATCTGGAATTATCACCATAATACCCATGCTCATACTGGTAATTGTATTATGGTACTACAGGGATAGATTACCTGATCTAAGAATTAAAAAGGATGAGAAGGTGAATTCTTGAATTAAATTTTTTTCCCAATCTACTAAAAAAGGAAATGAGACCAAAGAGGAGGGTAAATACTCTAAAAATTGTAAAATAATAACTTCCAGAACTTCTCCCAGGGAAGTTAAATTATTCTACCCTCCAAATAAGGATGTTATGTGCCATTCATTTCTCTTATGGTTTTTAATAGATAATATGGGGGGGCATACAAAACCCATTTATCCATAAACCCCATCATATCCATCATTTACCAGATTTCCTGTCCATGGTTAAAATGAACAGTCAATATCTTACTTGGGTCACTGGTCTCTTCCATGTTAGGTATCTTTACTTCAGCGAGACTTCCAAAGCCAGCAGGCACATAAAAGGTAAAGTCCAGAAGATCTGCACCTTCAGAAATTGCATCTAAATATTTCTTAATTGCAGCGGGATCTGAAACAGTCTGTTTAACACTTCCGGTATATTTACCTCCATTTAAAGTTTTATCTGCGTAACTGAACACTGTCCCATAAAAAGAATTAATGCTAAGTTGATCCGGTGATAATCCACCATACAACATTTCTGAGTAAAGGGTCCATTCTGCAAGTTGCCAGCTAGGCCACATACCTTTTCCCCAATTCATCCCAGGGACAAATGGATCTGGAGTTATGGTTTCATTTTTGGACATCTCATATGCGTGGGTGGCTATAAGCATTAATGAAAATGCCTTTGCGTAATCACAGCCTTCCTGATTCCAGTTTTTATTACTATTTTTAACA
Proteins encoded in this window:
- a CDS encoding serine hydrolase → MDNKILGGLIGVVVFVAIIAGVSIFNPLNPNISLVNNTMITANQTGNNITNNSDYIPSTTFLTFIPSSMSHNGQSTPVPSPTPKPGPSPGSMDHIISLFDAYLKSNYDQSLIPGMAVVIIQNDKIIYMNTLGIRDLASGEPVDENTLFGICSISKQFTSTNIAQLVDNGLMGWEDSIAKYYQVPDEFLLYNDSYVTNNITIQDVLMHNSGLSRELGNEYPTYFNDSFDEAIFKLRYVENATSFRSTYAYNSLVYALGGYCAAQANNTTWNELIKDNLLDPLGMDTTTTSYCDFLSSSNHATPYKLLKNGTMVPYDIIPDPVGPAGSIYSSINEMANWLKFQIADTGYYDGVQIVSKKELDETRTPHINVTDPLDLAMYGSEYGFGWFIQPENKDLPYYISHPGDSTDFHAQITIYPSQNLGIVILTNGGVYANNFRSVLDSKFRQLLIGNENFDPWPATKNALDAVWKPESPILPLVSPTLNLTGYTGVYSNMIYGNITITSSNDNLICNYGTNEQAFNLEHFNGDVFNEPYNDFTFNFTDISNDQTNKLTVSLPDYTTYPSNSTTAFNRTNST
- a CDS encoding type II CAAX endopeptidase family protein, with amino-acid sequence METTKENISTVKKSIICFVLLTFAISGVIWFLMVSAGMTLVYNILLMWTPAIAAIITALIFFRSIKGFGWGPGKIKYLALGIILPVLLSICTYGLFWLMGGGLGTYTGKFGNLLIFSIIVSILLGLGEEIGWRGFLVPQLAKLTNSFTEIGFLSGIIWALWHFPVILMGAYVAEVPLWWSLPIFFVGNILFAFVLAWLRLKSGSIWPVVLWHGLDNNLLKVFAPLFAGGASAYYVGESGIITIIPMLILVIVLWYYRDRLPDLRIKKDEKVNS
- a CDS encoding serine hydrolase, with amino-acid sequence MDNKGIGGIVLSFVLVLVVAGFLVFNQLNPSTSPVNNAIVMVNQTGNNNTTNISNILPLHGATVNALVMSSSSGNLITQNPTLSAPSYMDTILAKFDIYVEKFFRENLIPASAVIIVKDGNVIYQKCLGVKEYGAQDAVNEDTLFQIGSCSKAITSANIAQLVDLGIMHWNDTVRSYFTPEEFQLYNTSISDEITLRDLLCHCSGLPASSGDQLWMYFNYTYPDVLYHVRYLENNTVFRSTFQYHNIMYSLAGECAYRAAENAGLGYSSWQDMIKEMIFKPMGMNTATADFNEFSNSSNRVHTYVNLNGTITEWGPLNVEEIKGAGSIAFSINDMGKWLKLQLANGNFNGLQVVSSEELTKTKTPQIQMDSTNWYGFGWAITPNGIITHSGNVPPSKTLISLDPVNNLAFAVVSDEDNYGVAFNKALYLFFNNLYQTGQVNESIWTELRDSASETAKETTGKLPDPPSPPEPAKSLSTYVGIYVNTFYGNVNVTSSGGKLILFMGNSTEPTNLEHWSGDVFKIEDNPFTYNTAVNFTNIDGSGKSQQVTVDYLETGYGANGTFNRTS
- a CDS encoding flavin reductase family protein, with translation MKKQDKIKTGNFAFPVPICIAGAMVNKKINYATYGSFGLLSPRPKTYIFIGSQRSRYTNIGINENGYFSVNIPSVDQMVRTDYLGLVSGRDFDKSGVFESFFGSVDKAPMIRECPVNMVCKLVKTADLPDRDIFFGEVLETYVDEEFVNEGVLDFAKINPMLLTMNGPGNFSYWKLGEIVGAAYKEGKTLFKSR
- a CDS encoding NAD(P)-dependent alcohol dehydrogenase, coding for MNSNKMRAAVYTKYGPPDVLELKEVQKPTPKDDEILIKIQAASTNVADWRLMRASPFLVRFMGGGILRPKHEILGTDVAGTVESVGGNVKHFQPGDEVIANLSESGRGGFAEYTCALEGDVVLKPANITFEDASAVTIAAITALQGLRDYGKIQKGQKVLINGAAGGVGTFAVQIAKSYGAEVTAVCSTQNLEMVRSIGADHVIDYLQEDYTKNGLVYDLIFDAVANHTVSENKRILNQQGICVVVGFSTIWHMFKVMWATLTSKKSRQKICSMTVALNKEDMVFIKELMEVGKVKTVIDSSFPLTEVPEALRYLEEGHAHGKVIILMDHKKTHQISGELT
- a CDS encoding type II CAAX endopeptidase family protein, with amino-acid sequence MESAGKIKKAIITFLILNFGLSTIFWYLTGSGGSVLAGGGLYVALLMYCPAIAAIITSLIFYGSIREFGWKPGKVKYLVMGYAIPLVYATIAYGLFWILTSGTYTGKFPQYNLIYWVLMGTVTTILGGVLGEEIGWRGFLVPQLAKITSFTKVGLISGIIWAAWHFPLLLFANYNAGVSLWYSLPMFTITVIAMSFILAWLRLISGSIWPAVLLHASSNLFVQNFFDPLTKQTGIARYIVGETGVLMAVVIIVFAFILWMQRDKLPDTLIKKAQENNPNS
- a CDS encoding NAD(P)-dependent alcohol dehydrogenase — its product is MKAIVYKKYGSPDVLEFKNVEKPTPKDNEVLIRVHATSVTAADCLMRRGDTFISRVFLGFIRPRRRILGTEIAGEIEKTGKDVTRFKKGDQVYGFTGFGLGAYAEYNCMPENGSLVLKPINMDYNEAVAVVDGASTALFFLKDKANIQNGQKVLIIGASGSIGTFAIQIAKYFGAEVTGVCSTANLDLVKSLGADKVIDYRKDDFTKNSEKYDIILDTVGKSSFSQSKACLNKNGKYLLTAGGLMDRLLMLWTGIFSGKKMITGMSIEKTESLIFIKKLIEEERIKLVTDRCYKLEKIAKAHDYVEKGHKRGNVIITI